The following are from one region of the Odontesthes bonariensis isolate fOdoBon6 chromosome 16, fOdoBon6.hap1, whole genome shotgun sequence genome:
- the slc25a35 gene encoding solute carrier family 25 member 35, which translates to MDFVLSGVAACGACLFTNPLEVVKTRMQLQGELKSRGTYQVYYRNVFHAFYTIGKVDGLAGLQKGLVPGLFYQFFMNGVRLGSYAVIESSGYIHTNGRVSAAKTTLAGAVAGVVGAVMGSPVYLVKTHLQSQATSTIAVGHQHKHQGMIHALRAIHRQHGIVGLWRGSSAAVPRVSVGSAAQLSTFSSSKELVIDLQVFPHDSWLVGLSAGMISSVVVVLAMTPFDVVSTRLYNQPVDNSGKGQLYKGFSDCFSKTLKKEGLTGLYKGLGASYFRLGPHTILSLFFWEELRKFYKKFR; encoded by the exons ATGGATTTCGTTTTGAGCGGAGTGGCGGCGTGCGGAGCTTGTCTGTTCACCAACCCGCTGGAGGTCGTAAAAACACGGATGCAGCTTCAAGGAGAGCTCAAGAGCCGGGGCACCTATCAGGTTTACTATCGCAACGTCTTCCACGCTTTTTACACCATCGGTAAAGTGGACGGCCTGGCCGGCTTGCAGAAAGGACTGGTCCCAGGACTGTTTTATCAGTTTTTTATGAATGGAGTCAGACTCGGCTCTTACGCCGTCATCGAGTCCTCTGGCTACATCCACACCAATGGAAGGGTCAGCGCGGCCAAAACCACGTTAGCAGGGGCCGTGGCTGGGGTGGTGGGGGCCGTCATGGGCAGCCCAGTATACTTG GTGAAAACTCATCTCCAGAGCCAGGCTACTTCCACTATTGCAGTTGGTCATCAGCATAAACACCAG GGGATGATCCACGCTCTGAGAGCCATCCACAGGCAGCATGGCATTGTGGGACTATGGAGGGGCTCCAGTGCTGCTGTTCCTCGGGTGAGCGTTGGGTCAGCGGCGCAGCTCTCCACCTTCTCCTCATCCAAGGAGCTTGTCATCGACCTGCAG GTGTTCCCACATGACAGCTGGTTGGTGGGCCTGAGTGCCGGCATGATCAGCAgtgtggtggtggtgctggCCATGACTCCCTTTGACGTGGTCAGCACACGTCTCTACAACCAGCCTGTTGATAATTCGGGCAAG GGGCAGCTCTATAAAGGATTCAGTGACTGCTTCTCCAAGACGCTGAAGAAAGAGGGCCTGACGGGGCTCTACAAAGGCTTGGGAGCCTCTTATTTCCGACTCGGCCCGCACACCATTCTCTCCTTGTTCTTCTGGGAAGAACTGCGCAAATTCTACAAGAAGTTCAGATAA
- the LOC142402272 gene encoding mannose-P-dolichol utilization defect 1 protein-like: MTTSPVKDFLVGFLMPKKCYEELLVNFHWHVPCLKFILTKIAGFWIMLDMFLAQLPQLLKILWRGSAEGLSLTSVLLQLYAFSCPVVYAKARNFPFFAWAERLFTLAQTAAIVFLILHYRGETLKALLLLSGFGGAMFLLASYAAAALVTLIHASSLAALIASKAVQSITSYNHGHTDQLSTLSVSLTCTGSLGVVIVSLQETGGSLTTLSHTLSACLSFVLLAQILCYTSSTVSATKKRA; encoded by the exons ATGACCACGTCTCCCGTCAAAGACTTCCTCGTAGGCTTTTTAATGCCTAAAAAATGCTATGAAGAGCTTTTGGTCAACTTCCACTGGCACG TGCCATGCCTAAAGTTTATACTGACCAAAATTGCCGGATTTTGGATCATGTTGGACATGTTCCTGG CACAGCTACCCCAGCTGTTGAAGATACTGTGGAGGGGAAGTGCAGAGGGCCTCAGTCTGACATCTGTCCTTCTGCAACTTTATGCTTTCTCATGTCCGGTTGTCTACGCAAAGGCACGCAACTTCCCATTTTT TGCCTGGGCTGAAAGGCTCTTCACTTTGGCTCAGACAGCGGCGATCGTCTTCCTCATCCTGCATTATCGTGGGGAAACCCTCAAAG CTCTACTGCTTCTCTCGGGTTTTGGTGGTGCGATGTTCCTCCTGGCCTCCTATGCAGCTGCTGCGCTCGTGACATTGATTCATGCCTCCAGTTTGGCAGCTTTAATAGCAAGCAAG GCTGTGCAGTCCATAACCAGCTACAACCACGGCCACACAGATCAACTGTCCACGCTGTCGGTGTCACTGACATGCACAGGATCTTTGGGCGTTGTCATTGTTTCTCTACAG GAGACTGGAGGCTCTCTTACTACTCTATCACACACACTGTCGGCGTGTCTCAGCTTTGTCCTACTGGCCCAGATCCTTTGCTACACAAGCAGCACTGTCTCTGCTACAAAGAAGAGAGCTTAG
- the LOC142402276 gene encoding transmembrane 4 L6 family member 1-like, with protein MCPGKCALFIAVTLYPLALLSIACNILLFFPGWNTKYVKDGHITQEVKYMGGFIGGGVLVLFPALYIHLTGVRGSCGNRCGMFFSIVFAAVGVAGAVYSFSVALLGFSNGPLCKSSSMKWETPFKESHLAYLTEYKSWSHCIEPKNVVQFNMGLFITLMVASVLQGLLCAGQIINGLVGCLCGTCNKEEEA; from the exons ATGTGCCCTGGAAAATGTGCCCTCTTCATTGCCGTTACTCTGTACCCACTGGCGCTTCTGTCCATCGCCTGCAACATTTTGCTGTTCTTTCCCGGCTGGAACACTAAGTATGTCAAAGATGGACACATTACTCAGGAGGTGAAGTACATGGGGGGATTCATTGGAGGGGGTGTCTTG GTGCTGTTCCCGGCCCTTTACATTCACCTGACTGGTGTGCGGGGCAGCTGCGGAAATCGCTGTGGG ATGTTCTTTTCCATTGTGTTCGCTGCCGTGGGTGTGGCTGGTGCTGTGTACAGCTTCAGTGTGGCGCTGCTCGGCTTTTCTAATGGACCCCTCTGCAAAAGTTCCTCTATGAAATGGGAAACCCCTTTTAAGGAAAG CCACCTGGCCTACCTGACTGAGTATAAGTCGTGGTCTCACTGCATAGAGCCAAAGAATGTGGTGCAGTTCAACATGGGACTGTTCATCACTCTGATGGTAGCCAGCGTTCTGCAGGGGCTGCTCTGTGCCGGTCAGATTATCAACGGCCTCGTTGGCTGCCTGTGTGGAACCTGCAACAAGGAAGAG GAAGCATGA